From a single Streptomyces liliifuscus genomic region:
- a CDS encoding esterase/lipase family protein translates to MPTGAGHRDAVLVLPGIMGSELVESATGRVLWGGSDLRWYGSAWASGGSLSALHVTDEERAGATGRIRATRLLRFPAFAPVLRGFEPYTKLLAGTRRVAAHPDAVREFAYDWRLSTEHAAAGLAETADDHLRAWRAHPHGSRDARLTLVAHSMGGLVARFFMTALGGARDVRTLITLGTPFHGSVQAAGLLGSGRGTPLPLPRRRLRALARTLPGLYELLPGYRCVEEPAGDFRHLTPADVESLGGDRELAQQSLDRREKLNKSDAGTLPQLRAVVGVGQRTPQSLTLADGTAELREYVPDGDTRLDRRGDGTVYREAATPAGLHPFYLPQSHGALARSEEAVAFTGSVLTERPLGPPLGATELGLYVPDVTTAREPCPVEVDLVDNPIAVELQVFDVSENLEIDRPRLSRRDGRLRADVRLPWPGLYRVEAKCGGFSPVTQLVLAVAGD, encoded by the coding sequence GTGCCGACCGGAGCGGGCCACCGCGACGCGGTCCTCGTCCTGCCCGGGATCATGGGCAGCGAGCTGGTGGAGAGCGCGACCGGCCGCGTCCTGTGGGGCGGTTCGGACCTGCGTTGGTACGGCAGTGCCTGGGCGTCCGGCGGCTCGCTCTCGGCCCTCCACGTGACGGACGAGGAACGCGCGGGCGCGACCGGGCGCATACGCGCGACCCGGCTGCTCCGCTTCCCCGCCTTCGCGCCCGTGCTGCGGGGCTTCGAGCCGTACACCAAGCTCCTGGCGGGCACCCGGCGCGTGGCGGCCCACCCCGACGCGGTAAGGGAGTTCGCGTACGACTGGCGCCTGTCGACCGAGCACGCGGCCGCCGGTCTGGCGGAGACGGCGGACGACCACCTACGGGCCTGGCGTGCCCACCCGCACGGCAGCCGGGACGCCCGGCTCACCCTCGTGGCCCACTCCATGGGCGGCCTGGTCGCCCGCTTCTTCATGACCGCGCTGGGAGGGGCCCGTGACGTCCGCACCCTGATCACCCTGGGCACCCCCTTCCACGGCTCGGTCCAGGCCGCGGGCCTGCTCGGTTCGGGACGCGGTACCCCGCTTCCGCTGCCCCGCCGCCGGCTGCGTGCCCTGGCCCGCACCCTGCCCGGTCTGTACGAGCTGCTGCCCGGCTACCGCTGTGTGGAGGAACCCGCCGGTGACTTCCGCCACCTCACTCCGGCCGACGTCGAATCCCTCGGCGGAGACCGGGAACTGGCCCAGCAGTCGCTCGACCGCAGGGAGAAGCTGAACAAGTCGGACGCCGGCACCCTCCCTCAACTGCGTGCCGTGGTCGGCGTCGGCCAGCGCACCCCACAGAGCCTGACCCTCGCGGACGGCACGGCGGAACTGCGCGAGTACGTCCCGGACGGCGACACCCGCCTCGACCGCCGCGGCGACGGAACGGTGTACCGGGAGGCGGCGACACCGGCCGGGCTGCACCCCTTCTACCTCCCCCAGAGCCATGGTGCCCTCGCCCGCAGCGAGGAGGCGGTCGCGTTCACCGGCTCGGTCCTGACCGAACGCCCACTGGGCCCGCCGCTCGGCGCGACCGAACTGGGCCTGTACGTACCGGACGTGACAACGGCACGCGAACCGTGCCCGGTCGAGGTCGACCTGGTGGACAACCCGATCGCCGTCGAACTCCAGGTCTTCGACGTCTCCGAGAACCTGGAGATCGACCGCCCACGCCTCTCCCGCCGCGACGGCCGCCTGCGCGCCGACGTACGGCTCCCGTGGCCGGGCCTGTACCGCGTCGAGGCGAAATGCGGCGGCTTCTCACCGGTGACCCAACTCGTCCTGGCGGTCGCCGGTGACTGA